A window of Cytobacillus sp. FSL H8-0458 genomic DNA:
TTGTATGCCTTTTCAACATCGTCAACAGCTAAAGCTATATCTTTTACACCGTCTCCATGCTTTTTAATGAAATTTGATACTCTGGAACTGTCATTTAACGTTCCTGTGATCACCAGGCGAATCTTTCTCTGCTGAAGAACATAAGACACTGTTTCTCTATTGCCGGTTTCCAGGCCGGAATAAGCAACTGGCTTAAAGCCGAAAGCTGTGCAGAAATAATGGCAGGACTGTTTTGCATTGCCTGAGTAGATTTCTAAATAATCTACCTCCTTCACAGGAAAGAAATCGGCTATCTTTTGTTCATTTAACAATTTTTCATCTTGCATGCTAACCCCTCCGTTTTTAATATTAATAATATTTTGAATTTATCATATAGGAAACTTGTAAAGCTTCTCAAGAGTTCAAGTTAAAGCTATAATGCACTTCTGCATTAAAGGAATTTACACTCTTACTTTTTGCGTTTTTTTGCTTTGTGGCGGTATGTGAACAGCCCTATTTCTTAAAGCTTCCACAGCTTCAAGCAAGCCTTCATTTACACTTGGATGCGGGTAGTTAGGGAAAATTAAATCCTCTTCCCTTGCTCCCATTTCCAATGCAGTAATTCCGGCTGAAATTAGTTCTATTGCTCCGGAGCCTACCATGTGGATCCCCAGAAGAACTTGTTTTTCCCTGCAGCTGATCACTTTAATAAATCCGTCTTTTTTTCCGCACAATGTGCTGAATCCGTTGGCAGATAATGGCGATACACCAATTTCAATATCATAGCCCATGTTAATGGCTTCCTGTTCCGTTAAGCCGGCACTCGCAATAGGAGGCTGTGTATGTGCAGCAATCGGAATGAAGTGGAAATCTGATTCCGATTTAATTCCCGCAATTGCTTCAGCGGCTGTTTTTCCTTGTTTAATTGCTTTTACAGCAAGTGCAGGACCTTCTGTTACATCACCGACTGCGAAAATATGTTTCTGTGTTGTCCGGCTTTCTGCGTCAACCCTTATAAATCCTGCTTCACATTGCTCCACCCCTATACGGGAAAGCCCCAGCTGGTCAGTGTTTGGTCTAATGGAAGATGAAACAAATAAATGTGTGCCAGAAATGGTTTCTCGTTTTCCTTTACACTCAAAAGTGACAGTTAACATTCCTTCATTATGCTGCAGTTCCAATACATCCGAATTTCTAAAAATATCTATTTTTTTCTTTTTTAATATCCTCTTCAGTTCCCGGCAAATGGATTGATCAAAATCAAAATCCTCTTTTCCATCTTCGAGGATGAGAGTCACATTAGATCCCAAAGTCTGATAGGCCATACCTATTTCGAGGGCAATGTAATCACTGCCATAGATTAATAGTTTATCGGGTACTTCACTCAAATTTGAAATGGAATGCTGATCGAATACTAATTCACTTATCTCTCTGAACCAAAGTGGTTTTTCCGGTCTGCCGCCGGTCGCAATGATGGCATTTTGAAATCGGAAAACGTCAAATTGGTCTCCTTTTTCGATCCCAATCTTATCCTCTGACAGAAAAAAGGCTGAACCTTTAAGAACTTCTATTTTATTAGCTTGACAGAGGGCTTCAATTCCTGCCCGGAGCTGCTTAATTTTCTTCTGCTTGTATTCCTGGAGCTTGTTTAAGTTTAATGAAATATTTCCTCCTTCAAGCCCCCAATTTTCCCCTTCCTGGAAGGAAGTGAATTTTTCAGAAGACTGTGTGAGAATCTTGGAAGGTATGCAGCCTTTATTTAAACAGATCCCGCCAAGCTGATCCTGTTCAACTAATGTAACATTTCGCCCCAGCTGTGCAGCGCGGATTGCGGCATGATAGCCCCCGGGGCCGCCGCCGATTACGATGACATCACGCTCATGTGCCAGTTCTCCAACTACCATTTATACCATCTCCAGAACAAGCATTTTCGGATTTTTAATCAATTCAGCAAAGCGGTTTGTAAAGCGTACAGCTGTCGCCCCGTCTGCAACTCTATGATCAAAAGACATTGATATATTCATCATTGACCGAATGACAATCTGGTCATCATCGGTCACAACAGGCATCTTTTTTGTTTTATGGAAAGATACCAAAGCTGTTTGCGGATGCTGGATAATCGGAGTTGCTCCAAAGCTTCCGCCAAGAGGCCCCACATTACTGATTGTGAATGTCCCGCCAGATATTTCTTTAACAGAAAGCTTATTTTCCAATGCTTTTTCCGTAAGCTTTTTCATTTCTGCATGAATGTCTCTGATTGTTTTATTTTCAACATGCTTGATGACCGGAACGATTAGGCCTTCGTCCGTATCAACCGCAATACCGATATGATGTTCACCTGCCAAATGTATTTCTTCCTTTTCTTCATGCAGTACAGCGTTGAACACAGGAAATTCTTTCAGGCAAATTGACAAAGCCTTCAGGAAAAAGGCTGTAGCAGACAAGTTTTGGTTTAGAAGCTTAAGTTCTTTTCTGAAAGTAATCAGCTCGGTTACATCAATCTCTTCAAAATGGGTACAATGGGGAATGGTAAAAAGTGATTGTGCCATTTTCCTGGCAATCTGCTTCCGTCTGCCCCTAAAAGGAATGATTTCTTTCTCAGCAGAGAGGCTTTTTATATTTTCCTTCAAAGCTGCTTGTTCCTGTTCATCATGGGCCGGCTTCGTCTGAAGGGAAGCTATGTATTGATAGATATCTTCATCTAAAATACGGCCAGCAGGACCTGTTCCCGTGATTTTCTCAATATCAATGTCATTATCGCGCGCTATTTTTCTTGTGAAAGGAGAAGCAAGAACCCGTTTTCCTTTGAATGCCACAAAAGATTGCTTTTGCTTCTGCGGCGGCTGTGAGTAATCAGGAATTGAAACGGCTTTCTCTTTATCAGCGCCTTCCTCACCAGCCGTCTCTAAAATTAAAATGGTCGAACCCACTTTAACCGTATCGCCAGGCTGCACTGTAAATTCCTTAATAATGCCTGCCTTCGGGGCAGGTATTTCAGCAGTCATCTTATCAGTCTGTACTTCAACAAGCGGATCGTCTGCTTTCACTGCATCCCCCGGCTTGACTAAAAAGCAATTAATATCAGCTTCCGTCATTCCCTCTCCAATATCGTGCAGTTTCACCTCCACGGCTTCCCCTCCTAAAACTTCATAACTTTTTCTATTGCCTGCTTAATCCTTGCCGGAGTTGGCAGGTAATGATCCTCAAAACCGAAATATGGAACTGGTGCATCAAATCCAGTAACCCGTTCTGCTGGTGCTTTCTGATATAAAAAGGATGTATCATTAATGATGGCAAGCACATCATTTCCGACTCCGCCGGTGGCATGGGCTTCATGGACAATAACCGTTCTCCCTGTTTTTTGGACAGATTCTGCAATCATGTCTTTATCCAGCGGGAATAGGGTTCTTAAATCAATTACATCACAATGTACATTATTTTCTTTCATCTGCTTTGCCGCTTTCATAGCTTCTGGCACCATGGCTCCCCACGTAATGACCGTTACATCGTCCCCATTCATGAGTTTTTTGCCTTTTCCTATTTCAACTGTATACTTCCCTTCAGGGACTTCCTCTCTGGCCGAACGATAGCAGCGCATCGGCTCAAGAAACAGAACCGGATCCGGGTCCTCAATAGCCGAAATCAGCAGTCCTTTGGCGTCATAAGGACTGGATGGACAGACGACCTTGATGCCGGGCATATGAGTAAAAATCGCTTCTGTTGAATCACAGTGAATTTCCGGAGCCCTTACTCCCGCACCATATGGAGCCCTTATTACCATCGGAACAGTAAAATGTCCCATTGTCCGCATCCGGAGCCTTGTAGCATGGGTCATGATTTGTTCATATGCGGGATAGATAAAGCCGAGGAACTGAATTTCGATCACCGGCAAAAATCCATTAACAGCCATTCCAATCCCCGCTCCGACAAAGCCGGCTTCACTTAAAGGCGTATCGATAACACGGCCTTCGCCATACTTAGCCTGAAGACCCTCAGTTGCACGGAAAACTCCGCCGTTCCTGCCGATATCCTCGCCCAGCAGCAAAATCTCTTCCTTTTCATTCAGCATGGTATCTAAAGCATCCGTAATGGCTTGCACTAATGTCATAGTTTTTGCTCCAACTGCTGTTTTCATTAACTGCCGCCTCCAATCAGCTTCAGATACTCTTCTTTTTGCTGCTTGATTTGCCATGTAGGCTCAGCAAAGACATAGTCAAAAATTACTGCAGGATCTGCAGGAGGAAAATTTTCCATTTCAGCTACAGCTTTATCTATTTCAGCTGCTGCTTCCTCTTCTATTGCCCTTTGCCATTTCTCATCAAATATTCCTTCATTTTTCAGCCAGCGCTCCAGCCTTAAAATAGGGTCAGTCTCCTGTCTTCTGCTATTGCTTTCCGATTGATCACGGTATTTGGATGGGTCATCTGCTGTAGTGTGTGCACCATATCTCCATGTCACAGCTTCAATTAATGTCGGCCCTTCACCTTTACGGGCCCGCTCTAAGGCTTTCAGTGTTTCAAAATAAACCATGAAAACATCATTCCCATCGATCCTGACTCCCGGAATATCATATGCCAGGGCTTTCTGGGCAATCGTTTTTGTATTCATCTGCTTCTCAAACGGAACAGAAATGGCGTATTGATTGTTCTGATTAAAAAAGACAACCGGAGCTTTAAATACGCTGGCGAAATTTAATCCTTCATGGAAATCTCCCTCTGAGGTGGCACCATCACCAAAATAAGCAATAGCAGCATTGGCAGTGCCTTTTTTCCTTTCTGCGAACGCAGCTCCTGCTGCATGAGGGATTTGTGTCGCAATCGGGATGCCTGGAGGGAAAATTTTCTTTCCGTCAGGCGGCACACACCCTTCATTTCTTCCGTTCCAAAACAACAGGATGTTTCGCAGTGAGTGGCCAAAGGTCATAGCCGCTCCGTGGTCGCGATAGGTAGGAAACATCCAATCGTTCTCCCCCAGCGCAACAGCAGTTCCGACCTGGGAAGCCTCCTGTCCTTCATAAGGAGCATAAGTGCCTATCCTGCCCTGCCGCTGAAGTGAAATAGCTTTGCGGTCAAAAGTACGGATTCTAACCATATGTCTATAAAACTCTTTTACAAGCTTATCAGTTACTTTTTCTTTATCTTCGAAATTGATGATCGTTCCATTTTCGTCCATTATTCGCCTGATCGGAAAGTGATTTTCCATCTTCTCACCCTTTGGCTGGTAAATTATTTTAAGAACTTTTATACTGTACAAATATTGTTATCCAAGCAAAAAAATTAGGTTCTTACTGCCCACTTCGGGCGTTTCATATGGGAGAAAAAGCTGTTTCTGCGTGTGCGTGCTTCAATGCGGCTCTCGCAGAATTGGTTGGATGCTTCAACTGTTGTAATTCCATTTGCTTCAGCATGTTCGTAGATGTTCAGAAGAGAGTTATAAATAGCTTTCGTTTTGCGGAGTACCCTTTCTTTATTAGGTGTATATAATTCATCTGCAACCTGGATTAATCCCCCTGCATTTACAATATAATCGGGAGCGTATAAAATACCCTTATCTTTTAGGATTTGGCCATGGCGCATATCCATTAGCTGGTTATTGGCAGAGCCGACAATTGCTTTTACTTTAAGCAGGTCGATTGTGTCATCATTAATGATGCCGCCCATTGCACAAGGAACAAAAAAGTCTGCCTCGGCCTCATATATCTCATTGCTGGATAAAACCTTCACACCGGCTCCAATTTCTTTCGCCTTGCTGAGGAGCTGGTCGATTGCCTGCTGGCTGATATCTGTCACAAATAAATCTGCCCCTTCCTCCAGCAGCCTTTCTGCGACTTTAAATCCCACTTTGCCAAGTCCCTGAATGGCATAACTCTTGCCTGAAAGGTCGTCTGTTCCGCTCAGTGCTTTATTTGTTGCCTGGAGGCCGTAAATAACACCCTGCGCTGTTGGTACAGAAGAATCGCCGCTTCCCCCATAAACCTCATCAACCCCCACAATGCAATTCGTTTCCTTTAGTGCATGAACGAAATCCTCTGTAGAAGTACCCATGTCTGTTCCTGTATAGAAGCGTCCATTCAATGATTCAACAAATTGGCCAAAAGCACGGAACAGCTCAGGTGTTTTATCTTTTAATGGATCCCCGATAATGACTGCCTTCCCGCCTCCGAAGTCACAATCACTAGCCGCACATTTATAGGTCATGCCTTTTGATAATCGGAGGACATCCTCAAGGGCATCATCAACGCTTTTATACGGAAACATGCGGCAGCCTCCCAATGCCGGCCCCAGCCTTGTGCTGTGGATAGCAATGATTGCCTTTAGTCCGGTGGATTCATCATTGCAGAAAACGACTTGTTCATGGTCTTTAATTTTTTGAAACATATCTGTCATTTCTTTCTCCCCTTTTTATATGATAGCGCTTACAATAGTATTAATATAAAATGCCTGTTTTGTTAAGGCACAGATACTTCTATTCTTTTAATCTTTCTTTAACATTTGTGCAATCCTGCTTTTCTTCAGAATCACCTGTTTGACTTCACCTTCGCCAGCCAGGATTTCTCCATTATGGACGGTTACATTTGAGTAAACTGAATTTCCTTCCAGCTTGGATAGGGTAGCTGTTATAACAATGGAGGATCCTTCAGGTGACGGAGATAAATGCCTGGCAGAAACAGCTCCACCCATCCCTTCTTCTTCCTCATCCAAATAGGGGGTGATCAGGAGTCGGGAGGCCCACTCCATGTGATAGATCATGGTTACAGTGGAATAGACAGGATGAATAACCTCTCCTTCAAATTGTGCGAACATTTCAGGTGAGACCACTGCACGGATAACTGCCTGGTTCCCAATTTGCAGCCCAGGTTTCATAACACCCCTCCCTTTTTGACTATAAATATGTATGACGTTTATTTAACGATATGATACCATTACGTTAAATGAATAGTCAATAAATTGTAAAAACTTTAAAAATTCTTTTGATTTGATCCATGTAAAAAGGATTAACCGGCAAATTGGCTAATCCTTTTTATTATTTTAAGAAAGCAGTGCACGATCACTTGCCATTTTTGTTCCGCGGATTCGCTGAAATTCATTCAACAGCTGTTCAATTGTCAGATGCTGTTTCTGTCCATCATCTACCTCAAGTATAATCTGGCCTTTATCCATCATAATCAGTCTGTTTCCTAAATCCAGCGCCTGCTGCATATTATGAGTGACCATTAAGGTTGTTAAATTGTACTTTTGAACAATTTCTTTTGTGAGTTTTGTAATAAGCTCTGCACGTGCCGGGTCGAGGGCAGCTGTATGTTCATCCAGCAAAAGAATGGAAGGCTCTGTGAAGGTTGCCATTAATAATGAAAGTGCCTGCCGTTCTCCTCCCGATAATAAACCGACCTTAGCATTTAAACGGTTTTCAAGGCCAAGATGAAGGCTTTCAAGAACTTCACGGAAATAGTCTCTGCGCTTTTTCGTCACACCTTTTCGTAATGTTCTTGTTTTATTCCTTGAAAACGCCATGGCAAGATTTTCTTCAATTGTCATGGACGGGGCAGTGCCAGCCATCGGATCCTGAAAAACCCTGCCTATAAGCTTTGCCCGGTTATATTCCGACATGCCTGTGACATTTTGACTGTCGATAAACACAGACCCAACATCAGGTATCATGACGCCCGAAATAATATTCATCAAAGTGGATTTCCCTGCCCCATTACTTCCGATGACTGTGACAAAGTCTCCCTCATTCAATGTTAGATTGATCGTATCAAGTGCAATCTTTTCATCTGGTGTCCCTTCATTGAAGACTTTATGAATCTGATTTAATTGCAGCACCAGTCTCACCCTTTCTGCCTGATGGCAATTCACTTATGTTCATGCTTCCTGCCAATCTTTTAGCTTTCCGTTTCTTCTCCTTCGTGCGGTCAATAATCTTCGGCATTATTAATGCAAGGATGACGATAGTTGCTGTAATCAGCTTCATATCACCTGGCTCAAGGAACTCTACCCTTAGCGCCATAGTAACCACGATACGATAGATAATTGCTCCGCCAATGACCGCTAAAGTCGTTCTGGCAATTGTTTTTGTTCCAAACAAGGCTTCACCGATAATAACTGAAGCCAGTCCGATAATAATCATTCCGATACCCATACCAACATCGGCGAATCCGCCCTGCTGGGCAATCAGTGCTCCTGAGAAAGCCACCATTGCATTGGAAAGGCCCAGCCCCAAAATCACCATCATGTTGGTATTGGCAGAAAGACTGCGGATCATCCTCTTGTTGTCACCAGTAGCCCTTAAAGCTAAACCAATCTCAGTCTGAAGAAAGCGATCTGTCAAAAATTTTATAGCCAATGTGACAACCAGCATAAAGAGAATAATGCCCCATGTTCTCGGGAGGCTGTCGCCCAGCCCTACCATGGACAAAATAGAATTGAAAAAAGAATCGATTCCTGTTTTATCCCAAAAATCTCTTACATGTGTAATGGCTGTTTCTGTGTTCAGGAGAGGAACATTTGATTTACCCATGATACGAAGATTTATCGAATACAGAGCAATCATCATCAAGATTCCTGATAACAGAGCATTAATTTTTCCAAAAGTATGAATAATACCCGTTAGGCAGCCGGCAATAAAACCAGCAAATAATGCAGTGACCGTAGCTAGAAAAGGATTAGCCCCGCTGACAATCATGGTTGCAGCTACAGCTGCTCCAGTCACAAAGCTTCCATCGACCGTTAAATCCGGAAAGTCCAGGACCCTGAACGAAAGATATACTCCAAGTGCCATAATTGCGTATATAATCCCTGACTCGAATGCACCGAATATCGCTGTAAACACTAAGAATCACACCCTTTATTTTGTTTTAGCTTAAAAAGCAGCCGGCCGGATATTTGCATTTCCAGCCGGCGGATTTTCCTACTCTTCATGGAACTCTGCGAAATCAGCCCATTCATCTTTTACTTCCAGTCCCTGTGCTTCAGCTGCTTTTTTATTGATGACCAGTTTCAGGCTTCCAGGAAGCTCAACCGGAATTTCAGAAGGCTTTTTGTTTCCTTTTAAGATCTCAGCTGCCATTTTGCCTGTCTGGTAACCAAGATCAAAGTAGTTGAATCCGCTGGCTGCTATAGCACCGCGTTTCATGGAATCAAGCTCACCAACGAATAAAGGAATCTTTTTGCTGTCAGCGACAGAGATAACCGATTCCAGAGCCGACACAACTGTATTATCCGTAGGGATATAGATGGCATCCACCCTTCCAACAAGGGAGTCGGCAGCCTGCTTTACTTCAGCAGAGGTTGAAACAGAGGCTTCTACAATCTTGGCTCCTTTTGGTTCTGCAAGATCTTTTACCTGTTTAACCTGAACCTCTGAATTTTGCTCTCCGGAATTGTAGATGATGCCAATATTTTTAACACCCGCTTCATCTATCATAAAATCAATCGTTTTAGAAGTTCCTTCCGGGTGGTTATCAGTAGTGCCTGTAATATTGTCTCCAGGCTGATCAAATGATTCAACAAGACCCGCTCCAACAGGGTCTGTAACAGATGTAAAAAGAATTGGAATATCTTTAGTCGCATTGAGAGCGCTAACGGCACTTGGAGTAGCATTTGCAAAAATCATATCCACTTTATCGCCGACAAAATTATTAGCGATTGTCTGTGTGTTGTTCATATCAGCCTGAGCATTTTGGAAATCAAATTTCACATTATCGCCTTCTTTAAATCCTTCATCCTCCAAAGCTTTTTTAAATCCCTCTGTTGCTGCATCCAAGGAAGGATGTTCGACAAATTGTGTGATGCCAATTGTGTACTGCTTCTTTTCATTACCTTGTGAAGAAGAACCACTGGATTTCTCCTGTCCGCAGCCGCTCAAAACAAGCATGCCTGCAGCCATTAGTAAAGAAAAAGCTTTCAACGATTTTTTCATTATATGACCCCCTATACAGCTTTATTAACTATCAGTTTGCTGATAGCTTACACCCTTATGTATACGCTTACATGTTGAAGTAAATAAATGGTTATTACCATTTATATGATATTTACTTTAGATATCGTAAATACAACGTTATATTATCACCCTGTGCCTAAGAGTGTCAATAATATTCTAAAAATTTGATATATTTTAATAAATCGTCTTAATAAAAAAGCAAGCAGGTGTTTGAAACCCTGCTTGCTAGTTTAATAGCTTCTTCGCCTTTTGAAGCTGAAGATCAGCATCCGCTATCATCTTATCCAAGAGCTCCTTTACGCTTGGAAGATCAGAAATCAGGCCAGCTATCTGACCGCCGTTCATAAAACCTTCGTCACCGTTTCCATTTATCGCTCCAATTTTATGATAGTCTTCAGAAGTGAGTTTATTAAACTCATCAATAGAAATCCCTTGTTTTTCGTAATCCAGTAATTTATTGGCATAACCGGTGGAAAGCACTCTTCGTATTCTTCCAACTGAACGCCCCACTATAAGTGTTTCATGATCGGATGCTTCAATAATTTTCTTTTTATACTGCGGATGAAATGGCGCCTCATTGGTTGCAATGAATCTGGTGCCCATTTGAACACCGCTCGCACCCAGGGCAAGCATGGCAGCAAGCCCCTTGCCATCGCCAATTCCTCCAGCTGCCACTACCGGGACTGAGACATTGCCTATTATTTGAGGGATTAATACGAGTGTAGTGGTTTCAAGAGCACTATTGATTCCAGCTGCCTCATACCCTTCTGCCGCAATGATATCAGCTCCTGCTGCCTCTGCTTTCAGCGCCTGTCTTACAGAAGCTGCCACTGTGATGACTTTCACCCCATTTTCATGAAGCTTAGGTATAAAAGGGGCAGGATTTCCTGCTGAAAGTGAAACTGCAGGAATCTTATGCTTAATGACAAGAGAAAGAATTTCTTTTACATATGGGGAGACACTTAGTGCAACGTTAACAGCAAATGGCTTATCTGTTAAAATTTTAGTTTCCTCAATTATTCTTTCAACATCCTCAGGAGGCATTGTTCCTGCTCCGATCGTGCCAAGCCCGCCGGCTTCCGAAACGGCCGCTGTTAAAATGGCATTGCTTATATTCCCCATGCCGCCCTGAATAATTGGATATTTAATATTTAATATGTCTGTTAATCTATTCAATAAAATTCCTCCTTCGTTAAAATAATGTTATACCAATTTCAATAGTTTGACAATTGGAGAAATACAAAAAAAGAGCCATCCTGCTTCCTATGCAGAAGGATGGCTCTTTTTTTACTCAACCATGTAAGGGTGATTTAATGCGTCATAATCAGCATCTCTATTTTTCAGTTCATTTCCTTCTTTAAAAACACTTTCAAAGAATCTGGATGCGGGTTCTGCCAGCTCTTTATAATATTCACTGAATAACGCAGCAGCATGACTGCCCAGCCATTTATCGGGAAGAAGCTCTTCAGGAAGTCCAGGATCCACAAACAGGAATTTCCGATATTCATGCACAAGCTTCGTTCTTTCTACGAAACATTCTGCATCAGTCATATTCCCTTTCAGAATCTTATTTTTATCAATGATATATTTCTGGCTGTATTGGGAAATAAATTCCTGGTATTTTTCATTGATTTCTGTCAGGTTCCAGCTTTTTTCAACAATTTCGATATTTTTATGCGGACCTGCATAACGGGCAATAAAGAAATCAACATAGTTGGCGATATCATATTTCTCAATCAAATCAAAAACTTGTTTCTCAAGATTATTAGCAGAGATCCAGCAGCTGCTGGACATGGATCCAAAACCGCTCCATACAAGTTCCTTCCGCAATTCATCCCTCACATTGCGTATTTCTTCCGGGATGGTATACATCAGGATGCGCCACTCGCCATCCCACTCCTCAGGCTTTAATTTAAAGATACGCTTAGCCGCTTCCTCAATCCTTTTCTGCCCTCTAGGAGTTAAGGAATAATAGCTTTTATTGCCGATCTTTTCTGCACTTACCCAGCCCTGCTTATTCATTCTTGAAATAGCGGCTCTGACAGACTGGTCATTGTGCCCAAATTCACTTAACAGCTTTATAAGACTGCCAATCCAAATTTTGCTGCCATAATGTGAAATATAATCACCGTAAAGTGTGAAAATCATAGATCTTGTATTCAACTTGCATTCATCCTCATTTCATCTTGTGGATTGAACGGAAAAATTTCGTTATATATTATTGTACTAAAATTAGGCAGTTTTGAAAATACTTTTTCGGCATACTAAATAATTACCTTCCTACTTAAACGCTAAAATCGTTAAGAGTTTTAAAAACCATAGAATATAGTGCCTCTATGGTCAGCGCTTAACAATTGTCGTTATTCCCTGCCCAACACCCACACACATCGTTGCCAGGCCGTATTTAGAATTCCTGCGCTTCATCTCATGTAATAGTGTTGTCAGGATTCGTGCGCCGCTCGCCCCAAGCGGATGGCCAAATGCAATCGCACCACCATTTACATTTACCCGTTCCGGATCCGCTCCCAGTTCTTTGATGCAGGCGAGGGATTGTGAAGCAAACGCTTCATTTAATTCAGTTAAGTCTATATCCCTCATGGCAAGTCCAGCCCTCTTCAAAGCTTTCTGTGTGGAATAAACAGGACCTGCTCCCATAATCGATGGCTCAAGTCCTGCTGCGGCGGAAACGATATATGTTCCCAGAGGCTCTACTCCCAGTTCACGGGCTTTTTCCTCAGACATCAGCAGCAATGCAGAGGCACCATCATTAACCCCTGAAGCATTGCCTGCCGTTACAGTTCCGCCCTGAAAAATGGGTTTTAAGCTTGAGAGCTTTTCATAAGTTGTTTCCGGACGTGGATGCTCATCATGTATAACCGTTATTTCTTTCCCTTTTTTATCCATATATGTAACAGGAATGATTTCATCTTCAAATAAGCCGGTTTCAATAGCTGATTTTGCTCTCTTCTGGCTTTCAAGAGCAAAACGGTCCTGCTCTTCCCGGGATATACCATATTTCTCTGCAACATTTTCTGCCGTCTTAGGCATGCTTTCGGCACCATACATATTCTCAAGCCTGCTGTTTGTAAATCGCCAGCCTATGGTTGTATCATACATTTCCATATTACCTCTTGGAAACTCGCTGCTTGGCTTTGCCATGACAAATGGTGCACGGGTCATACTTTCCGTGCCGCCGGCAATAAATATATCTCCTTCTCCTGCCAAAATAGCGCGTGCAGCATAATTAACCGCGTCTAAACCAGATCCGCAAA
This region includes:
- a CDS encoding ABC transporter permease gives rise to the protein MFTAIFGAFESGIIYAIMALGVYLSFRVLDFPDLTVDGSFVTGAAVAATMIVSGANPFLATVTALFAGFIAGCLTGIIHTFGKINALLSGILMMIALYSINLRIMGKSNVPLLNTETAITHVRDFWDKTGIDSFFNSILSMVGLGDSLPRTWGIILFMLVVTLAIKFLTDRFLQTEIGLALRATGDNKRMIRSLSANTNMMVILGLGLSNAMVAFSGALIAQQGGFADVGMGIGMIIIGLASVIIGEALFGTKTIARTTLAVIGGAIIYRIVVTMALRVEFLEPGDMKLITATIVILALIMPKIIDRTKEKKRKAKRLAGSMNISELPSGRKGETGAAIKSDS
- a CDS encoding ABC transporter substrate-binding protein; this encodes MKKSLKAFSLLMAAGMLVLSGCGQEKSSGSSSQGNEKKQYTIGITQFVEHPSLDAATEGFKKALEDEGFKEGDNVKFDFQNAQADMNNTQTIANNFVGDKVDMIFANATPSAVSALNATKDIPILFTSVTDPVGAGLVESFDQPGDNITGTTDNHPEGTSKTIDFMIDEAGVKNIGIIYNSGEQNSEVQVKQVKDLAEPKGAKIVEASVSTSAEVKQAADSLVGRVDAIYIPTDNTVVSALESVISVADSKKIPLFVGELDSMKRGAIAASGFNYFDLGYQTGKMAAEILKGNKKPSEIPVELPGSLKLVINKKAAEAQGLEVKDEWADFAEFHEE
- a CDS encoding NAD(P)H-dependent flavin oxidoreductase; protein product: MNRLTDILNIKYPIIQGGMGNISNAILTAAVSEAGGLGTIGAGTMPPEDVERIIEETKILTDKPFAVNVALSVSPYVKEILSLVIKHKIPAVSLSAGNPAPFIPKLHENGVKVITVAASVRQALKAEAAGADIIAAEGYEAAGINSALETTTLVLIPQIIGNVSVPVVAAGGIGDGKGLAAMLALGASGVQMGTRFIATNEAPFHPQYKKKIIEASDHETLIVGRSVGRIRRVLSTGYANKLLDYEKQGISIDEFNKLTSEDYHKIGAINGNGDEGFMNGGQIAGLISDLPSVKELLDKMIADADLQLQKAKKLLN
- the paaX gene encoding phenylacetic acid degradation operon negative regulatory protein PaaX codes for the protein MNTRSMIFTLYGDYISHYGSKIWIGSLIKLLSEFGHNDQSVRAAISRMNKQGWVSAEKIGNKSYYSLTPRGQKRIEEAAKRIFKLKPEEWDGEWRILMYTIPEEIRNVRDELRKELVWSGFGSMSSSCWISANNLEKQVFDLIEKYDIANYVDFFIARYAGPHKNIEIVEKSWNLTEINEKYQEFISQYSQKYIIDKNKILKGNMTDAECFVERTKLVHEYRKFLFVDPGLPEELLPDKWLGSHAAALFSEYYKELAEPASRFFESVFKEGNELKNRDADYDALNHPYMVE
- a CDS encoding thiolase family protein, translating into MRKAVIVDAVRTPIGRYKGGLKDIRPDDLGAIVIKALLERNPVVNPAEIEEVIMGNANQAGEDNRNVARMAALLAGLPVEVAASTVNRLCGSGLDAVNYAARAILAGEGDIFIAGGTESMTRAPFVMAKPSSEFPRGNMEMYDTTIGWRFTNSRLENMYGAESMPKTAENVAEKYGISREEQDRFALESQKRAKSAIETGLFEDEIIPVTYMDKKGKEITVIHDEHPRPETTYEKLSSLKPIFQGGTVTAGNASGVNDGASALLLMSEEKARELGVEPLGTYIVSAAAGLEPSIMGAGPVYSTQKALKRAGLAMRDIDLTELNEAFASQSLACIKELGADPERVNVNGGAIAFGHPLGASGARILTTLLHEMKRRNSKYGLATMCVGVGQGITTIVKR